Proteins from one Corallococcus exiguus genomic window:
- a CDS encoding GNAT family N-acetyltransferase, producing the protein MNDLRFDFIDPRHPLYAGELELRFRVLREPLGHAREDVKFPFEDASLHLVAHANGDVLGCVLFHPEDAHGGRLFQMAVSPSLQKKGLGAKLVRALEEELRTRGFRHVHLHARAPVVPFYERLGYAPYGELYEEVGIPHRNMQRDI; encoded by the coding sequence ATGAATGACCTCCGCTTCGACTTCATCGACCCCCGCCATCCGCTCTACGCGGGCGAGCTGGAGCTGCGCTTCCGCGTGCTGCGCGAGCCGCTGGGCCATGCCCGCGAGGACGTGAAGTTCCCCTTCGAGGACGCCAGCCTCCACCTGGTGGCCCACGCGAACGGCGACGTGCTGGGCTGCGTGCTCTTCCACCCGGAGGACGCGCACGGCGGCCGGCTCTTCCAGATGGCGGTGTCGCCCTCGCTGCAGAAGAAGGGCCTGGGCGCGAAGCTGGTGCGCGCGCTGGAAGAGGAGCTGCGCACTCGCGGCTTCCGCCACGTCCACCTGCACGCGCGGGCCCCCGTCGTCCCCTTCTACGAGCGCCTGGGCTACGCGCCGTACGGCGAACTCTACGAAGAGGTGGGCATCCCCCACCGGAACATGCAGCGCGACATCTGA
- a CDS encoding FKBP-type peptidyl-prolyl cis-trans isomerase: protein MLRSLLLCAVLALAGCGDSSSSSSGDPADATYAESLGVDLSAMNKSESGLYTQDLVVGTGKEAVKGSRVQVHYAGWLPDGSMFDNSRSRGEAFTFSVGAGQVIDGWDEGLVGMRVGGKRKLVIPSDLGYGSRGSAPVIPSDAVLVFDVELMNIF from the coding sequence ATGCTTCGTTCCCTCCTGCTGTGCGCGGTGCTGGCCCTGGCCGGCTGTGGTGACTCTTCATCGTCCTCCTCGGGTGACCCCGCGGACGCGACCTACGCCGAGTCCCTGGGCGTGGACCTGTCCGCGATGAACAAGAGCGAGTCCGGCCTCTACACGCAGGACCTGGTCGTGGGCACCGGCAAGGAGGCCGTCAAGGGCAGCCGCGTGCAGGTGCACTACGCGGGCTGGCTGCCGGATGGCTCCATGTTCGACAACAGCCGCTCGCGCGGTGAGGCCTTCACCTTCTCGGTGGGCGCGGGCCAGGTCATCGACGGTTGGGACGAGGGGCTCGTCGGCATGCGCGTGGGCGGCAAGCGCAAGCTCGTCATCCCCTCCGACCTGGGCTACGGCTCGCGTGGCTCCGCGCCCGTCATCCCCAGCGACGCCGTGCTCGTCTTCGACGTGGAGTTGATGAACATCTTCTGA
- the nudC gene encoding NAD(+) diphosphatase: MSPLKRFQPGYEPPARSRDIALLFATRGMDLLVSEQDGRLDLPRCSALPEAAVSAHFLGMLDDTDCYAAPMPGDFTPPEGLKFVPARSLYKQVDEATFAVAGRALSISEWDLNHRFCGKCGAATQLVPGERARRCPVDHTPFYPRIAPAVIVLITRGDEMLLARNASFPEPFFSTVAGFVDAGESLEETVLREVKEEVGVDLKNVTYFGSQPWPFGRSLMVGFMAEYAGGDVVVDGKEIAEARWFGVDDLPRIPPRLSIARHLIDTFIDRVKARRA; the protein is encoded by the coding sequence GTGAGCCCCCTCAAACGCTTCCAGCCCGGCTATGAACCGCCCGCTCGCTCGCGCGACATCGCGCTCCTGTTCGCCACGCGCGGCATGGACCTGCTCGTGTCCGAGCAGGACGGCCGACTCGACCTGCCCCGGTGCTCGGCCCTGCCGGAGGCCGCGGTCAGCGCCCACTTCCTGGGCATGCTCGACGACACGGATTGCTATGCGGCACCAATGCCGGGAGATTTCACGCCGCCAGAGGGGCTGAAGTTCGTGCCCGCCCGCTCGCTCTACAAGCAGGTGGACGAGGCGACCTTCGCCGTGGCGGGCCGCGCGCTCTCCATCTCCGAGTGGGACCTCAACCACCGCTTCTGCGGCAAGTGCGGCGCGGCCACGCAGCTCGTGCCTGGCGAACGCGCTCGCCGATGCCCGGTGGACCACACGCCGTTCTATCCGCGCATCGCTCCGGCGGTCATCGTCCTCATCACCCGGGGTGACGAGATGCTGCTCGCGCGCAACGCGTCCTTCCCGGAGCCCTTCTTCAGCACCGTCGCCGGCTTCGTGGACGCTGGCGAGTCGCTGGAGGAGACCGTGCTGCGCGAGGTGAAGGAGGAGGTGGGCGTGGACCTGAAGAACGTCACCTACTTCGGCAGCCAGCCGTGGCCCTTCGGCCGCTCGCTGATGGTGGGCTTCATGGCCGAGTACGCGGGCGGCGACGTCGTCGTGGACGGCAAGGAGATCGCCGAGGCGCGCTGGTTCGGCGTGGACGACCTGCCGCGCATCCCGCCCCGCCTGAGCATCGCGCGCCACCTCATCGACACCTTCATCGACCGGGTGAAAGCCCGCCGGGCTTGA
- a CDS encoding MFS transporter, giving the protein MQTPSDPAPSASLRPSLVWLMAVAGAVTVANLYYNQPLLGDIGRTLGADGSALGLVPTLTQVGYAVGMLFLVPLGDSLERRKVILLLCGCVGVALVVAGLAPSLHVLVAASFAIGVTTVVPQMIIPFAAQLAAPSERGRVVGTVMSGLLIGILLSRTAAGFVGTHLGWRTMFFVAAGLMVVTGVVLRFTLPAQPPSVSMAYPQLMRSLIHLARTEPVLRLHALLGGLTFGAFSAFWATLALYLRSLPGHYDAQVAGLFGVVGVAGAAIAPLVGRYADQRGDRRINALAIAVLLASFVVLWLVGHSLWGIALGVVLLDLGAQANQIANQARVYSLRPDARSRLNTLYMVTYFVGGAAGAWAGMTAWTRAGWPGVCAVGAAMSFTALVVVLWSGRRLPAAQASAT; this is encoded by the coding sequence ATGCAGACGCCTTCCGACCCCGCGCCTTCCGCTTCGCTCCGTCCCTCGCTCGTCTGGCTGATGGCGGTGGCCGGCGCCGTCACCGTCGCGAACCTCTATTACAACCAGCCCCTGCTGGGAGACATCGGCCGGACGCTCGGTGCGGACGGGAGCGCACTGGGTCTGGTGCCCACGCTGACGCAGGTGGGCTACGCGGTGGGCATGCTGTTCCTGGTGCCACTGGGCGACAGCCTGGAGCGCCGCAAGGTCATCCTCCTGTTGTGTGGCTGCGTGGGCGTGGCGCTGGTGGTCGCAGGGCTCGCTCCCAGCCTGCACGTGCTGGTGGCGGCGAGCTTCGCCATCGGCGTCACCACGGTGGTGCCTCAGATGATCATCCCGTTCGCGGCGCAGCTCGCGGCGCCCTCGGAGCGAGGACGCGTGGTGGGCACGGTGATGAGCGGGTTGCTCATCGGCATCCTCTTGTCGCGCACGGCGGCGGGCTTCGTGGGCACGCACCTGGGCTGGCGCACCATGTTCTTCGTGGCCGCGGGGCTGATGGTGGTGACGGGCGTCGTGCTGCGCTTCACGCTGCCCGCGCAACCGCCCTCGGTCTCCATGGCGTACCCCCAGTTGATGCGGTCGCTCATCCACCTGGCCCGCACGGAGCCGGTGCTGCGGCTGCACGCGCTGCTGGGAGGGCTGACCTTCGGCGCGTTCAGCGCGTTCTGGGCCACGCTGGCGCTCTACCTGCGCTCACTGCCCGGGCACTACGACGCGCAGGTGGCGGGACTCTTCGGGGTGGTGGGCGTGGCGGGCGCGGCCATCGCGCCGCTGGTGGGGCGCTACGCGGACCAGCGCGGGGACCGGCGCATCAACGCGCTGGCCATCGCCGTGCTGCTGGCGTCCTTCGTCGTGCTGTGGCTCGTGGGGCACTCGCTGTGGGGCATCGCGCTGGGCGTGGTGCTGCTGGACCTGGGCGCGCAGGCGAATCAGATCGCCAACCAGGCGCGGGTGTATTCGCTGCGGCCCGACGCCCGGAGCCGCCTCAACACGCTCTACATGGTGACCTACTTCGTAGGCGGTGCCGCGGGAGCGTGGGCGGGCATGACGGCGTGGACGCGCGCGGGCTGGCCGGGCGTGTGCGCCGTGGGCGCGGCGATGTCGTTCACGGCGCTGGTGGTGGTGCTCTGGAGTGGCCGCCGTCTGCCGGCGGCCCAGGCCTCCGCGACCTGA
- a CDS encoding HIT family protein translates to MSDVNDPCLGCAIVRGEVHPPGGVLARAPGLVLHAVASPSPVPGWVVLTSDQHVRGWYDLDETASRELGPFAARVMLAQRKVLGAEHVYAFAIGDVLRHFHLHLVPRFADTPSHLRGRGAFDAVPAEHLSPETLEAAARRLAAALAR, encoded by the coding sequence ATGTCAGACGTCAACGACCCCTGCCTGGGCTGCGCCATCGTTCGCGGGGAGGTCCACCCACCGGGTGGCGTGCTCGCGCGGGCGCCCGGGCTCGTCCTCCACGCGGTGGCGTCCCCCAGCCCCGTCCCGGGCTGGGTGGTGCTCACCAGCGATCAGCATGTGCGCGGCTGGTATGACCTGGACGAAACGGCCTCACGGGAGCTGGGGCCGTTCGCCGCCCGGGTGATGCTCGCCCAACGCAAGGTGCTCGGCGCCGAGCACGTCTACGCCTTCGCCATTGGCGACGTGCTCCGCCACTTCCACCTGCACCTCGTCCCCCGCTTCGCGGACACCCCGTCCCACCTCCGGGGTCGGGGCGCCTTCGACGCGGTCCCGGCGGAGCATCTTTCGCCGGAAACGCTGGAAGCCGCAGCCCGGCGGCTGGCGGCGGCGCTCGCCCGCTGA
- a CDS encoding TonB-dependent receptor domain-containing protein, producing the protein MRAFPLGPWLLSLWLLTAGPALADNNADEADIAFELGNDAYSHGNYTEALRSYFTSYRLVPNRNVLFNIARCFEALGKFNEAYRYYNDLLGEDLPAEDASEVTRSLERLRPKVALVRVTTNPRGAEVFVDRADLGSRGRSPQTLALSPGRHKVLVQKSGYRPTEATVTLVRGREVPVDLDLSLITGMVDITGSPEGAEVRDSPTGPVLGRIPAKLRLSPGQRVLHVRAPGHAPGQYVIDVPAEGTLPLAVTLTAQTAPSGRVVVTANHDGATVRVDGRPAGFTPTVVTLPQGEHVLEVESRDVRPVRQKVTVIPDQEVKVHATLRYEPPPVRAASKRLLSVDEAPASTTVLTPEELRAFGWRTLAEALAGVRGFFLTDDRTYTYLGVRGFSPPGDLNTRILILWDGHAMNDVWAGQGYAAHDLSVDLEEVERIEVVRGPGSALYGTGAFFGVINVVPRESLGLDRRLEITGAVGALGSTLVHATTSWEDPQRSVLFSLAGMKSHGADTTRLGDSGPIVTGLDGERAGTGSLRARLGNLSLVARLHGRSKDVPTAPYGTVVGAQGTRVQDVRGFAEAKYERPLSERFVLSLRGALDLSRYKGHWNYDGGDNAVTNTDSGAADWLTGEARLLAVLSEANRLTVGVEGQAQLRVDQKSVGPAVAASLGSRTRSLVSVYALDEWRLHPRLSLSLGFRVDMYSDLDSLPLTPRLAVIGRPYEQGLTKLVIGRAFRAPNVYELFYEDNLLTQRPAGQLQPETITTFEVEHSHDLTHELRLTVAGYHNRISQLVTLTTESAATPACGTQSAPTQCLVYANNSGETLAWGAEAGLHWQPGRWLLVDLSYSYVTLRNASQDVVEAAPAHLASGRFLLPVGNGDMRIATQATYQSARVPSVAGAASGEALLVGFGVSGDYGRLRYFAGVNNLLDSRYAFVVSDDVSAGPVPQYGRTFNLQLTGSF; encoded by the coding sequence ATGCGTGCGTTCCCCCTCGGTCCCTGGCTGCTGTCCCTCTGGCTCCTCACCGCCGGTCCCGCACTCGCGGACAACAACGCGGATGAGGCGGACATTGCCTTCGAGCTGGGCAACGACGCCTACTCGCACGGCAACTACACCGAGGCGCTGCGCTCGTACTTCACCAGCTACCGGCTGGTCCCCAACCGCAACGTCCTCTTCAACATCGCGCGCTGCTTCGAAGCGCTGGGCAAGTTCAACGAGGCGTACCGCTACTACAACGACCTGCTCGGCGAGGACCTGCCGGCCGAGGACGCCTCGGAGGTCACCCGCTCCCTGGAGCGGCTGCGCCCCAAGGTCGCACTGGTGCGCGTCACCACCAATCCCCGCGGCGCGGAGGTCTTCGTGGACCGCGCGGACCTGGGCAGCCGGGGCCGCTCGCCGCAGACGCTCGCGCTGTCGCCGGGCCGCCACAAGGTCCTGGTCCAGAAGTCCGGCTACCGCCCCACCGAGGCCACCGTCACCCTCGTCCGGGGCCGGGAAGTGCCCGTGGACCTGGACCTCAGCCTCATCACCGGCATGGTGGACATCACCGGCTCCCCCGAGGGCGCGGAGGTGCGCGACAGCCCCACCGGTCCCGTCCTGGGCCGCATCCCCGCGAAGCTGCGCCTGTCTCCGGGCCAACGAGTGCTGCACGTGCGCGCTCCCGGCCACGCGCCCGGTCAGTACGTCATCGACGTGCCCGCCGAAGGCACCCTGCCACTCGCCGTCACGCTGACCGCCCAGACGGCGCCCAGCGGCCGCGTCGTCGTCACCGCCAACCACGACGGCGCCACCGTGCGCGTGGACGGCCGGCCCGCGGGCTTCACTCCCACGGTCGTCACCCTCCCGCAGGGTGAGCACGTGCTGGAGGTGGAGAGCCGCGACGTGCGCCCCGTGCGCCAGAAGGTCACCGTCATCCCCGACCAGGAGGTGAAGGTCCACGCCACCCTGCGCTACGAGCCGCCTCCGGTGCGCGCCGCGTCCAAGCGCCTCCTGTCCGTGGACGAGGCCCCCGCCTCCACCACCGTGCTCACGCCGGAGGAGCTGCGCGCGTTCGGCTGGCGCACCCTGGCGGAGGCGTTGGCGGGCGTGCGCGGCTTCTTCCTCACCGACGACCGGACGTACACGTACCTGGGCGTGCGCGGCTTCTCTCCGCCGGGCGACCTCAACACGCGCATCCTCATCCTCTGGGATGGCCACGCGATGAACGACGTGTGGGCCGGCCAGGGCTACGCGGCGCATGACCTCAGCGTGGACCTGGAAGAGGTGGAGCGCATCGAGGTGGTGCGCGGCCCCGGCAGCGCGCTGTACGGCACGGGCGCGTTCTTCGGCGTCATCAACGTGGTGCCGCGCGAGTCGCTGGGCCTGGACCGGCGGCTGGAGATCACCGGCGCCGTGGGCGCGCTGGGCTCCACGCTCGTGCACGCCACCACGTCGTGGGAGGACCCCCAGCGCTCCGTCCTCTTCAGCCTCGCGGGCATGAAGTCCCACGGCGCGGACACCACCCGCCTGGGCGACTCGGGCCCCATCGTCACCGGCCTGGACGGCGAGAGGGCCGGCACCGGTTCGCTGCGCGCTCGCCTGGGCAACCTGTCCCTGGTGGCCCGGCTGCACGGGCGCAGCAAGGACGTGCCCACCGCTCCCTATGGCACCGTGGTGGGCGCGCAGGGCACGCGCGTGCAGGACGTGCGCGGCTTCGCCGAGGCCAAGTACGAACGCCCCCTGTCCGAGCGCTTCGTCCTGTCCCTGCGCGGCGCGCTGGACCTGAGCCGCTACAAGGGCCACTGGAACTACGACGGCGGCGACAACGCGGTGACGAACACCGACTCCGGCGCGGCGGACTGGCTCACCGGCGAGGCGCGCCTGCTGGCGGTCCTGTCCGAAGCCAACCGCCTCACCGTGGGCGTGGAGGGCCAGGCCCAGCTGCGCGTGGACCAGAAGAGCGTGGGCCCCGCGGTGGCCGCGTCACTGGGTTCGCGGACGCGCTCGCTCGTGTCCGTGTACGCACTGGACGAATGGCGCCTGCACCCGCGCCTGAGCCTGTCCCTGGGCTTCCGCGTGGACATGTACTCCGACCTGGACTCGCTGCCGCTCACGCCCCGGCTCGCGGTCATCGGCCGGCCGTATGAGCAGGGCCTCACCAAGCTCGTCATCGGCCGCGCGTTCCGCGCCCCCAACGTCTACGAGCTGTTCTACGAGGACAACCTCCTCACCCAGCGCCCCGCGGGGCAGCTGCAGCCGGAGACCATCACCACCTTCGAGGTGGAGCACTCGCACGACCTGACGCACGAGCTGCGCCTGACGGTCGCGGGCTACCACAACCGCATCTCCCAGCTCGTCACGCTCACCACCGAGTCCGCGGCCACGCCCGCTTGCGGCACCCAGAGCGCGCCCACCCAGTGCCTCGTCTACGCGAACAACTCCGGCGAGACGCTCGCGTGGGGCGCGGAGGCCGGGCTGCACTGGCAGCCGGGCCGCTGGCTGCTGGTGGACCTGAGCTATTCGTACGTGACGCTGCGCAACGCCTCGCAGGACGTGGTGGAGGCCGCGCCCGCGCACCTCGCCTCCGGACGCTTCCTGCTGCCCGTGGGCAATGGCGACATGCGCATCGCCACGCAGGCCACCTACCAGAGCGCCCGGGTGCCGAGCGTCGCTGGCGCGGCCAGCGGGGAGGCGCTGCTCGTGGGCTTCGGCGTGTCCGGTGACTACGGCCGGCTGCGCTACTTCGCGGGCGTGAACAACCTGCTCGACTCGCGCTACGCCTTCGTCGTGAGCGACGACGTGTCCGCCGGTCCCGTGCCGCAGTACGGCCGCACCTTCAACCTCCAGCTCACCGGCAGCTTCTGA